In Haloarcula salinisoli, one genomic interval encodes:
- a CDS encoding H/ACA ribonucleoprotein complex subunit GAR1 — translation MRRVGSVERLAQGLAVVRATDESYADIGTRVVDDELTSVGEVVDVFGPVEQPYMAVSPSSGVHLPALLGSPLYAR, via the coding sequence ATGAGGCGCGTGGGCTCGGTCGAGCGGCTGGCACAGGGGCTGGCCGTGGTCCGGGCCACCGACGAGAGCTACGCCGACATCGGCACGCGAGTCGTCGACGACGAGCTCACGTCGGTCGGCGAGGTCGTCGACGTGTTCGGGCCGGTCGAGCAACCCTACATGGCTGTTTCGCCGAGCAGTGGGGTCCACCTCCCGGCGCTGCTGGGGTCGCCGCTGTACGCGCGATGA
- the coxB gene encoding cytochrome c oxidase subunit II — MTRRRAGLVALFGAALLALAAEPVAAQPSASTTVEQIWNLNMNLLYVAIPITVLVEGILIYTVWKFRKQEEPLPTMENRRLEITWTVATAVILLFVGIASYQVLASPFVTAESTNQADLQTEEVEHIEVEAYRYGWTFYYNGSSFDQSTAVSSTGTLRLPANQEVNLRVTSTDWLHAFHVPSLGLKADAFPGQYNQLRTVPTETGTYQLYCAEYCGSGHSKMLGTVQVMPQDEYDQWIQDQQSSSSGNETSSDNSTADNSTSGTATPTPTPA, encoded by the coding sequence ATGACTCGGAGACGCGCCGGTCTGGTCGCGCTGTTCGGCGCTGCGTTGCTCGCGCTTGCCGCCGAACCCGTCGCCGCACAGCCATCGGCCTCCACGACGGTCGAGCAGATCTGGAACCTCAACATGAATCTGCTCTACGTGGCCATCCCGATCACCGTGCTGGTCGAGGGGATTCTCATCTACACCGTCTGGAAGTTCCGCAAGCAAGAGGAGCCGCTGCCGACGATGGAGAACCGGCGACTGGAGATCACCTGGACGGTCGCGACGGCCGTCATCCTCCTGTTCGTCGGCATCGCGTCCTACCAGGTGCTGGCCAGCCCCTTCGTGACGGCCGAATCGACCAATCAGGCGGACCTCCAGACCGAGGAGGTCGAGCACATCGAGGTCGAAGCGTACCGCTACGGCTGGACGTTCTACTACAACGGCTCCAGTTTCGACCAGTCGACGGCGGTGAGTTCCACGGGCACGCTCCGGTTGCCGGCCAATCAGGAAGTGAACTTGCGGGTCACGTCCACCGACTGGCTCCACGCGTTCCACGTGCCCAGCCTCGGGCTGAAGGCCGACGCCTTCCCGGGCCAGTACAACCAGCTCCGGACCGTCCCGACGGAGACGGGCACCTACCAGCTCTACTGTGCGGAGTACTGTGGCTCGGGCCACTCCAAGATGCTCGGGACCGTCCAGGTGATGCCACAGGACGAGTACGACCAGTGGATACAGGATCAGCAGTCCTCGAGTAGCGGAAACGAGACCAGCAGTGACAACAGCACGGCCGACAACAGTACGTCGGGCACGGCGACCCCGACGCCCACTCCGGCCTGA
- a CDS encoding heme o synthase, protein MAESRTFTGLLAATAVGVYLLVIAGATATITDAVTACSSWPLCQGPVTLAEPDLLIARGHRLIAAVVGALALGTVGLGLRTTTRRRVKAALLVGIALYPVQIALGAFVATSGATAVPGVHLGVGMAIFVSFVLALAWQLEFETGDDDETPVEDLSPAPIPDEDETDSPTPVAALSTKERVLGTLGAYFRLMKPRLMWLLCLVAAAGMALAAGPALTTRTVLLTLGGGVLAIGSSGTFNHVLERDIDKRMDRTSDRPIATHRIPVANAMAFGVALAAAALVLFWQVNVLAAALGLTAIVFYSVIYTLVLKPNTVQNTVIGGAAGALPALIGWVAVEGSLGLPGIALAGVIFLWTPAHFYNLALAYKDDYEAGGFPMMPVVRGETETRKHIVYYLGATLVGSGVLAALTSLGWLYALTSASVGAVFLWTVIRLHREQTEGAAFRAFHASNAYLGLLLVAIVVDSLAL, encoded by the coding sequence ATGGCAGAGAGTCGGACCTTCACCGGGTTGTTGGCCGCGACGGCAGTAGGTGTCTATCTGCTGGTCATCGCCGGTGCAACGGCGACCATCACGGACGCCGTCACAGCCTGTAGCTCCTGGCCACTGTGTCAGGGGCCGGTGACGCTCGCCGAGCCCGACCTGCTGATAGCGCGCGGGCACCGCTTGATTGCGGCGGTCGTCGGAGCCCTCGCACTGGGAACGGTCGGGCTGGGCCTGCGGACGACGACGCGCAGACGGGTCAAAGCCGCTCTGCTCGTCGGTATAGCCCTCTATCCCGTCCAGATTGCGCTGGGTGCGTTCGTCGCGACCTCCGGGGCGACCGCCGTCCCCGGTGTCCATCTCGGCGTCGGCATGGCTATCTTCGTCTCGTTCGTGCTCGCGCTCGCGTGGCAGCTGGAGTTCGAGACGGGCGACGACGACGAGACGCCGGTCGAGGACCTCTCCCCGGCGCCGATACCCGACGAAGACGAGACGGACTCGCCGACCCCGGTCGCCGCGCTCTCGACGAAAGAGCGCGTGCTGGGCACCCTGGGCGCGTACTTCCGGCTGATGAAACCGCGACTGATGTGGCTGTTGTGTCTGGTCGCCGCCGCCGGGATGGCGCTGGCGGCCGGGCCCGCGCTGACGACCCGGACCGTCCTGCTGACCCTCGGTGGGGGCGTGCTGGCTATCGGCTCCTCGGGGACCTTCAACCACGTGCTCGAGCGCGATATCGACAAGCGGATGGACAGGACCTCGGACCGACCCATCGCGACCCACCGGATTCCGGTGGCCAACGCGATGGCCTTCGGCGTCGCGCTCGCGGCCGCAGCCCTCGTCCTGTTCTGGCAGGTCAACGTGCTGGCGGCGGCGCTGGGACTCACCGCAATCGTATTCTACAGCGTCATCTACACGCTTGTCCTGAAACCGAACACCGTCCAGAACACGGTCATCGGCGGGGCCGCAGGGGCGCTGCCGGCGCTCATCGGCTGGGTCGCCGTCGAGGGGTCGCTGGGGCTGCCCGGCATCGCGCTGGCCGGCGTCATCTTCCTGTGGACGCCCGCCCACTTCTACAACCTCGCGCTGGCGTACAAGGACGACTACGAGGCCGGCGGCTTCCCGATGATGCCGGTCGTCCGCGGCGAGACGGAGACACGCAAACACATCGTCTACTACCTGGGCGCGACGCTCGTCGGGTCGGGCGTCCTGGCGGCGCTGACATCGCTGGGCTGGCTGTACGCCCTGACCTCCGCGTCAGTGGGGGCCGTCTTCCTCTGGACAGTCATCCGGCTGCACCGCGAGCAGACCGAGGGGGCCGCCTTCCGGGCGTTCCACGCCTCGAACGCCTATCTGGGCCTGCTACTGGTGGCCATCGTCGTCGACTCACTCGCCCTATGA
- a CDS encoding DUF420 domain-containing protein: MAVADRLQSQARASPRRVTAVVSLVGYVLVFGTFGGVFPFPSISNETVILLSDAIAVVNTAALTAIVAGVYFIRTDQVRKHRAAMLSAFGLIVLFLAMYLLKVGGGFEKAILVEGPVYYAYLVMLAIHILLSAISVPVVVHAVVLGLSHTPDELRQTAHAKVGRIAVAAWGLSLFLGIVTYVMLNHIYMWEPRGEAALLLAIVGPKLRR, from the coding sequence ATGGCCGTCGCAGACAGACTCCAGTCGCAGGCGAGAGCCTCCCCGCGCCGTGTCACCGCCGTCGTATCGCTCGTCGGCTACGTCCTCGTGTTCGGGACCTTCGGCGGGGTCTTCCCGTTCCCCTCCATCAGTAACGAGACCGTCATCCTGCTGTCCGACGCCATCGCGGTCGTCAACACCGCAGCGCTGACAGCCATCGTCGCTGGCGTCTACTTCATCCGGACCGACCAGGTCCGCAAACACCGGGCGGCGATGTTGAGCGCCTTCGGGCTCATCGTGCTCTTCCTCGCGATGTACCTCCTGAAGGTCGGCGGCGGCTTCGAGAAAGCCATCCTCGTCGAGGGGCCCGTCTACTACGCCTACCTCGTGATGCTGGCGATTCACATCCTGCTGTCGGCTATCTCGGTCCCCGTCGTGGTCCACGCCGTCGTGCTGGGGCTGTCACACACGCCCGACGAACTCCGGCAAACAGCCCACGCGAAGGTGGGCCGCATCGCCGTCGCCGCCTGGGGGCTCTCGCTCTTTCTCGGTATCGTCACCTACGTCATGCTGAACCACATCTATATGTGGGAGCCGCGTGGCGAGGCCGCACTGCTGCTCGCCATCGTCGGCCCGAAACTGCGACGCTGA
- a CDS encoding DUF1059 domain-containing protein, with amino-acid sequence MTDAYRLDCESAAADCRFIVQSEKESEAVELASDHMQEVHGQEVTDDELRTEHLETV; translated from the coding sequence ATGACTGACGCATACAGACTCGACTGTGAGAGCGCAGCGGCCGACTGCCGATTTATCGTCCAGTCGGAGAAGGAATCGGAGGCCGTCGAACTGGCCAGTGACCACATGCAGGAGGTCCACGGACAGGAAGTCACGGACGACGAACTCAGGACCGAACACCTAGAGACCGTCTGA
- a CDS encoding ABC transporter ATP-binding protein, whose protein sequence is MTEVLVAEDVRRSYGDTVALDGVSLSATAGEVLALVGPNGAGKTTLVRALTGTTEAQGRVELFGEAPTVVDRDRIGLLPQSFTPHERLTARELVAYYAGLYDETRDVDAVLEDVGLADTADTHYENLSGGQQRRTCVATALINDPDLLVLDEPTTGIDPAGRQALWELLEGLADRGVTILVTTHYMEEAQRLADRVGLLADGRLVALDAPEALVADHGGDSQLLVDGEFDAAAVDAIDYPAETTLRNGRLVVYGVRPESIGGVVDALDAVGLGYDSLTWKQPDLEDVYLELTGTGVGRAGEPKETASAAAGGAR, encoded by the coding sequence ATGACCGAGGTACTCGTCGCCGAAGACGTCCGCCGTAGCTACGGCGACACCGTCGCGCTGGACGGCGTGTCGCTGTCGGCGACGGCGGGCGAAGTGCTGGCGCTGGTCGGCCCGAACGGGGCGGGCAAGACGACGCTCGTTCGCGCGCTGACCGGAACCACGGAGGCTCAGGGGCGCGTCGAGCTGTTCGGTGAGGCGCCGACGGTGGTCGACCGCGACCGCATCGGCCTGCTGCCCCAGTCCTTTACGCCCCACGAACGGCTCACTGCCCGAGAACTGGTCGCCTACTACGCCGGGCTCTACGACGAGACACGGGACGTCGACGCCGTGCTTGAAGACGTGGGCCTGGCCGACACCGCCGATACCCACTACGAGAACCTCTCGGGCGGCCAGCAGCGTCGGACCTGCGTGGCGACGGCGCTCATCAACGACCCCGACCTGCTGGTGCTGGACGAGCCAACGACCGGCATCGACCCGGCCGGTCGGCAGGCGCTGTGGGAACTACTGGAGGGGCTGGCAGACCGCGGCGTCACCATCCTCGTGACGACCCACTACATGGAGGAGGCACAGCGACTGGCCGACCGCGTGGGACTGCTGGCCGACGGACGGCTCGTCGCGCTCGACGCCCCGGAGGCACTGGTGGCCGACCACGGCGGCGATAGCCAGCTCCTCGTCGACGGGGAGTTCGACGCGGCCGCTGTCGACGCCATCGACTACCCGGCCGAGACGACGCTCCGCAACGGCCGACTCGTCGTCTACGGGGTCCGCCCGGAGTCCATCGGCGGCGTCGTGGACGCGCTCGACGCGGTCGGGCTGGGCTACGACAGCCTGACGTGGAAACAGCCGGACCTCGAAGATGTCTATCTGGAACTGACCGGGACCGGTGTCGGCCGGGCGGGCGAACCGAAGGAGACTGCCTCCGCGGCCGCTGGAGGGGCCAGATGA
- a CDS encoding DUF7546 family protein — MSTLENDWRGLVPEGRSLALWAVVLNTELLLVMLYLLLLPGAATDPFLLAFPFIWLNVAAWVLLRVRPAPASDRRRYLAAAVAVGYGLLLGYVGGVFGTGGAGTGLRVVLAAPPGFAPSFVYSGATLAVVVTPWKVAGYLALSYLVYVTVVDASGGLAGGVVGLFSCVSCVLPIVASVVGGAIGAGGALYQVALAQSYGLSTAVFLVSVGLLYAVHRFDITVVSGLRRAISR, encoded by the coding sequence ATGAGCACGCTCGAGAACGACTGGCGCGGGCTGGTTCCGGAGGGCCGCTCGCTCGCGCTCTGGGCGGTCGTCCTGAACACGGAGCTACTGCTAGTGATGCTGTATCTCCTCTTGCTCCCCGGCGCCGCGACGGACCCGTTCCTGCTTGCCTTCCCCTTTATCTGGCTCAACGTCGCCGCCTGGGTGCTCCTGCGAGTGCGACCCGCGCCCGCCTCCGACCGCCGTCGATACCTCGCCGCGGCCGTCGCCGTCGGTTACGGCCTCCTGCTGGGCTACGTCGGTGGCGTCTTCGGCACCGGTGGGGCGGGGACGGGACTCCGCGTCGTTCTCGCGGCACCGCCCGGCTTTGCCCCGTCGTTCGTCTACAGCGGCGCGACCCTCGCGGTCGTAGTCACGCCGTGGAAGGTGGCTGGCTATCTCGCCCTGTCGTATCTCGTCTACGTCACCGTCGTCGACGCCAGCGGCGGCCTCGCCGGCGGCGTGGTCGGCCTCTTCTCGTGTGTGAGCTGTGTGCTCCCCATCGTCGCCTCGGTCGTCGGCGGGGCCATCGGCGCCGGCGGGGCGCTGTACCAGGTCGCGCTCGCCCAGTCCTACGGCCTCTCGACGGCTGTCTTTCTCGTCTCGGTGGGCCTGCTGTACGCCGTCCACCGGTTCGATATCACCGTCGTGAGTGGGCTCCGGCGTGCGATAAGCCGCTGA
- a CDS encoding helix-turn-helix transcriptional regulator, with the protein MATSASSSPLTDVEYLARSPHRVTALSTLAERPVDRAALRERTGVSQSTIRRTLRVFEDRNWVRRDGGQYEATELGAFVASGMAELLDRLQTERALRDVWHLLPTEANGFTVSLWSNAVVTTAEPAAPYRPVNRFLSLLRGADRFRFVGFGLATFEPCLAELRKRCQDGLDAEIIEPPDVVDCLRAKPAERSGNAVHSPGLTVRTHDDVPSYGFGRFDDRVALTGCDPDSGTVRVLVDTDDPTARDWVESRYQSFRRESTPLAVEPSTR; encoded by the coding sequence ATGGCCACGAGCGCGTCGAGTTCACCACTCACCGACGTCGAGTATCTCGCACGGTCGCCACATCGCGTGACCGCGCTCAGTACGCTGGCCGAGCGCCCGGTGGACCGGGCCGCGCTTCGCGAGCGCACCGGCGTGTCGCAGTCGACTATCAGGCGCACCCTGCGAGTGTTCGAAGACCGCAACTGGGTCCGCAGAGACGGCGGCCAGTACGAAGCGACGGAGCTGGGTGCGTTCGTCGCGTCGGGGATGGCGGAGCTGCTCGACCGACTGCAGACCGAGCGAGCGCTCCGGGACGTCTGGCACCTGCTCCCGACCGAGGCGAACGGCTTCACCGTCTCGCTGTGGTCGAACGCGGTGGTCACGACCGCCGAGCCCGCCGCCCCGTACCGGCCGGTGAACCGGTTCCTGTCGCTGCTCCGGGGAGCTGACCGGTTTCGGTTCGTGGGCTTCGGCCTCGCTACGTTCGAACCGTGTCTGGCCGAGCTCCGAAAGCGGTGTCAGGACGGTCTGGACGCCGAGATTATCGAGCCGCCGGACGTCGTCGATTGCCTCCGGGCGAAACCGGCCGAGCGGTCCGGCAACGCGGTCCACAGCCCGGGGCTTACGGTTCGGACACACGACGACGTCCCGTCCTACGGGTTCGGGCGCTTCGACGACCGCGTCGCACTCACCGGCTGTGACCCCGACAGCGGGACCGTCCGCGTGCTCGTCGACACCGACGACCCGACGGCCCGCGACTGGGTCGAGTCCCGGTACCAGTCGTTCCGTCGCGAGAGCACCCCGCTCGCAGTGGAACCGTCGACGAGGTGA
- a CDS encoding presenilin family intramembrane aspartyl protease PSH, giving the protein MDRRWRAVAGCTLIGFIFLFVQVGALALVEPFKTAGYQAVEDPSDPTNSIVYVGAILLATGGMLLAFKYDADQLIRGLIVFSSAWLSLYIFRLVAPPVYVGGFNVVALALATLLGVALLVYPEWYVIDTAGAVMGAAAAGLFGISFGILPALLLLSVLAVYDAISVYGTEHMLTLASGVMDLRVPVVLVIPLSLSYSFLDATTPDPAGEDGETAETDDGGASETGDDEADETGADDAAPATDAEPADDEMHQGPLERDALFIGLGDAIIPAILVASAAFFAPAGVRTVLGVPLPAVTAMVGTFLGLAVLLWLVLKGRAHAGLPLLNGGTIAGYLLGAVVAGIGLVEALGLTPYV; this is encoded by the coding sequence ATGGACAGACGCTGGCGTGCCGTCGCCGGGTGTACGCTCATCGGATTTATATTCCTGTTCGTCCAGGTGGGCGCACTCGCCTTGGTCGAGCCGTTCAAGACGGCCGGCTACCAGGCCGTCGAGGACCCGTCGGACCCGACCAACAGCATCGTCTACGTCGGTGCCATCCTCCTGGCAACGGGCGGGATGTTGCTCGCGTTCAAATACGACGCCGACCAGCTCATCCGCGGACTCATCGTCTTCTCCAGCGCGTGGCTCTCGCTGTACATCTTCCGCCTGGTCGCGCCGCCGGTGTACGTCGGTGGCTTCAACGTCGTCGCCCTCGCCCTGGCGACGCTGCTGGGCGTCGCACTGCTCGTGTACCCGGAGTGGTACGTCATCGATACCGCCGGCGCGGTGATGGGCGCGGCCGCGGCCGGCCTCTTTGGCATCAGCTTCGGTATCCTCCCCGCCCTGCTGTTGCTGTCGGTACTCGCGGTGTACGACGCTATCAGCGTGTACGGTACCGAACATATGTTGACACTCGCCTCGGGAGTGATGGACCTCAGAGTCCCCGTTGTGCTCGTGATTCCCCTGTCGCTGTCGTACTCCTTCCTCGACGCGACGACACCGGACCCGGCGGGCGAAGACGGGGAGACGGCTGAAACGGACGACGGTGGAGCGTCCGAGACTGGGGACGACGAAGCGGACGAGACGGGAGCCGACGACGCGGCGCCGGCGACGGACGCGGAACCGGCCGACGACGAGATGCACCAGGGACCCCTAGAGCGGGACGCACTCTTTATCGGCCTCGGCGACGCCATCATCCCGGCTATCCTCGTCGCCAGTGCCGCCTTCTTCGCGCCCGCGGGCGTGCGAACAGTCTTGGGCGTGCCACTCCCGGCGGTCACGGCCATGGTCGGAACCTTCCTCGGCCTCGCGGTGTTGCTGTGGCTGGTACTCAAAGGTCGTGCGCACGCGGGACTCCCACTTCTGAACGGCGGCACTATCGCGGGCTACCTGCTGGGAGCGGTGGTGGCCGGCATCGGCCTCGTGGAAGCGCTCGGACTGACACCGTACGTCTAG
- a CDS encoding CAP domain-containing protein: protein MVNKAFLSLAAVVLFAVFGTGVFVGMQVGGLSEEGPDGPEASETSPETTDTQVTSTPSGSDSTTEPSDDSDVDDEDIVERETIPPREFNERNISASVVESINDAREAEGLERLSTTGSTAEDLRLMAGSHSDAMADAGLVRHTIDGLTSTERYEQYGLYDTCQFQVESYIENADNNDLEVIGRTYAGQNYPDNGTQRFNENDTEVGNALTEDWLSTPVFEDRLLLPNAGRIGVGVTVTNTGSVYATVNICS, encoded by the coding sequence ATGGTCAACAAAGCCTTCCTCAGTCTAGCCGCAGTCGTGCTGTTTGCCGTGTTCGGAACAGGGGTCTTCGTCGGGATGCAGGTCGGCGGGCTATCCGAGGAGGGGCCCGACGGCCCAGAAGCCTCGGAGACGAGCCCAGAGACAACCGACACACAGGTCACTTCGACGCCCTCCGGGTCCGACTCGACGACCGAACCGTCGGACGACAGTGACGTCGACGACGAAGATATCGTCGAGCGCGAAACGATTCCACCGCGTGAGTTCAACGAACGCAACATCAGTGCCAGTGTCGTCGAGAGCATCAACGACGCCCGCGAGGCAGAAGGGTTAGAGCGGCTCTCGACCACCGGCAGCACGGCCGAGGACCTGCGCCTTATGGCAGGTAGTCACAGCGACGCCATGGCGGACGCCGGCCTCGTCAGACACACGATAGACGGCCTCACCAGCACCGAACGATACGAGCAATACGGCCTCTATGACACCTGTCAGTTCCAGGTCGAGAGCTACATCGAGAACGCCGATAACAACGATCTGGAGGTCATCGGGCGGACCTACGCCGGGCAGAACTACCCCGACAACGGGACTCAGCGGTTCAACGAGAACGACACCGAGGTCGGTAACGCGCTGACCGAAGACTGGCTGTCGACCCCGGTTTTCGAGGACCGGCTACTCCTCCCTAACGCCGGCCGTATCGGCGTCGGCGTCACCGTCACGAACACCGGCTCTGTCTACGCGACGGTCAACATCTGTAGCTAA
- the srp19 gene encoding signal recognition particle subunit SRP19, whose translation MVENVIWPVAFDAERSRSEGRRVPSDLAVTEPTVDEIAKAVQQVGYDAVIERDKTYPREREQRGRVVVKDADDATKTDLLGAVAAYVQVLRE comes from the coding sequence ATGGTCGAGAACGTCATCTGGCCGGTCGCGTTCGACGCGGAGCGCTCGCGCAGCGAGGGACGTCGCGTCCCCAGCGACCTGGCGGTGACAGAGCCGACGGTCGACGAGATAGCGAAGGCAGTCCAGCAGGTGGGCTACGACGCCGTCATCGAACGGGACAAGACGTACCCCCGCGAACGCGAACAGCGCGGCCGCGTGGTCGTCAAGGACGCCGACGACGCCACGAAGACCGACTTGCTGGGCGCCGTCGCCGCCTACGTCCAGGTGCTGCGCGAATGA
- a CDS encoding MaoC family dehydratase, which produces MEYFEALAVGDTDSFGEYEVTAEEVTSFAGQYDPQPIHTDPEAAAASMFGELVASGWHTAAMTMRLLVDGWLTDSRALGALGVDSLRWPEPVRPGDRLSVSTEIREKEPFDDDRGRVAIEVTTTTQRGDTVLSMVAQVLWERR; this is translated from the coding sequence ATGGAGTACTTCGAAGCGCTTGCCGTCGGAGACACCGACAGCTTTGGCGAGTACGAGGTCACAGCCGAGGAGGTGACGAGCTTCGCGGGGCAGTACGACCCACAGCCGATACACACCGACCCGGAGGCCGCAGCGGCGTCGATGTTCGGCGAGCTGGTCGCCAGCGGCTGGCACACGGCTGCGATGACGATGCGGCTCCTGGTCGATGGCTGGCTGACCGACTCCCGAGCGCTGGGGGCACTCGGTGTCGATTCGCTCCGGTGGCCCGAGCCGGTCCGCCCCGGCGACAGGCTCTCGGTCAGTACGGAGATTCGCGAGAAAGAGCCGTTCGACGATGATCGCGGCAGGGTCGCCATCGAGGTGACGACGACGACACAGCGCGGTGACACCGTCCTCTCGATGGTGGCCCAGGTCCTGTGGGAACGACGTTAG
- a CDS encoding SelT/SelW/SelH family protein: MTDVEVEYCVPCGFRDRALDVQRAILNALETDLDRVSLVTGDHGVFRVTVDGEVVYEKSEDDYDVDGIVRQVRERL, from the coding sequence ATGACGGACGTCGAAGTCGAATACTGCGTGCCCTGTGGCTTTCGCGACCGGGCACTGGACGTACAGCGAGCGATTCTGAACGCACTGGAGACCGACCTCGACCGCGTGAGTCTGGTGACGGGCGACCACGGGGTCTTCCGGGTCACGGTCGATGGAGAGGTGGTCTACGAGAAAAGCGAGGACGACTACGACGTCGACGGTATCGTGCGGCAGGTCCGCGAGCGGCTGTAG
- a CDS encoding ABC transporter permease produces MSRLGRLQSESRAASRAFLRRRTAVFFTFFFPLIIVVIFGVLVQTRPGGGGLFTREPAYYVPGYLAVVVLFTPLSRVGSEVARHRDGNRFEKLATTPLTRPEWLLAQTLVNTVIIGLAGLLLLGLMVVLTGADIVFSPVLLPFVVLGVALFCGVGAMLGSLASSQDGVISASNGIALPLLFLSETFVPPELLPAWFPTWLSPLTYFSRGVRAVSTGDGAVLVPLAVLSVCAVVSFAVGATLLPRTD; encoded by the coding sequence ATGAGCCGCCTCGGGCGACTCCAGTCGGAGTCCAGAGCGGCGAGCCGTGCGTTCCTGCGCCGCCGGACCGCCGTCTTCTTCACCTTTTTCTTCCCGCTCATCATCGTCGTCATCTTCGGGGTGCTGGTCCAGACGCGGCCCGGTGGCGGCGGGCTGTTCACCCGCGAGCCGGCGTACTACGTGCCGGGCTATCTCGCAGTGGTCGTCCTCTTCACGCCGCTCTCGCGGGTCGGCAGCGAGGTCGCACGCCACCGCGACGGCAACCGCTTCGAGAAGCTGGCGACTACCCCGCTCACCCGACCGGAATGGCTGCTGGCCCAGACGCTGGTGAATACGGTCATCATCGGGCTGGCGGGACTCCTCCTGCTCGGACTGATGGTGGTCCTGACCGGTGCAGACATCGTGTTCTCGCCGGTCTTGCTCCCGTTCGTCGTGCTCGGCGTCGCACTGTTCTGTGGCGTCGGCGCGATGCTGGGGAGTCTCGCGAGTTCCCAGGACGGCGTCATCTCTGCGAGCAACGGTATCGCCCTGCCCTTGCTCTTCCTCTCGGAGACGTTCGTCCCGCCGGAGTTGCTCCCGGCGTGGTTCCCCACGTGGCTCTCGCCGCTGACCTATTTCTCCCGGGGTGTGCGCGCGGTGAGTACGGGCGACGGTGCGGTCCTGGTGCCGCTGGCAGTGCTCTCGGTCTGTGCCGTCGTGTCCTTCGCCGTGGGCGCGACGCTGTTGCCCCGGACGGACTGA